Below is a genomic region from Vitis riparia cultivar Riparia Gloire de Montpellier isolate 1030 chromosome 16, EGFV_Vit.rip_1.0, whole genome shotgun sequence.
AGGTCTCTTTTATTTTACCACAATTTATTGGCAATTAGACAAAGCACAAGTTTTGAACTCGCTCCACCTTAACCATCCAACTCTCTTTCAGTAATGAATATCCTCATCAATTTAACCCTCATTTGTTgtactctttctctctctccttggCGGACTCCATGCCCTATAAAAcatctaaattatatatacatacaataaataataagcataaatgaaattataactttcacaaaattaatttaggttattaAGCTTGCTTACATGAATCCCCTTAGCCTCTTTACATGCATGGATTGTGTTTCTTTTAAttcattataagaaaaaaaaaattatattaattatgaaGTGTTTtcgaaataaaatataacatattattCTAATGTAGATAAAAAGCTCTCCATTGTCATTCCTATGTTGCACCTTTAGAGCATTACTTAAAAAAAGACCTCATAAAGAATTCGTCAAAGTAAAACTAGACAtacaaaatatttcattaagGAGACCAATGAGTTGaagctaaataaataaattcgtACTCCATCAACAAAAGACTTGAACTACAATTTCAACTAACATATTATACTTTccctaaaataaggaaaaaaatgtacttaaatttttttttaaaagtttgattttttattcaactacatattgtatttttagtataaattaacagttaaattaaatctttaatAAGCTCATAGACTCTAAGTGAATAAATATGCATTAAACGCTTATTAAAGTGTATATATGAGTTAGGGTTGCTCCGTATGGACATTTAATGGTGAACTCTTAAAGCATTCTTGAATACAAGAATAAGTCCTATAAtgcacaataaaaaaataaaaaaaataccaaggTCCAAACACGATGAAAACCATCATGTTATCACTATGtcataatcaaaatttttgttgtaacccccaaattaagaaatagagagaaacgTCAATTTGTTAAAGTTAAtggaaatttaatttgaattcttcgttaataaaaattaaaaaaaaatattcacgagtaatatatttccaaatatgATATAACATCGAAAATTAAAAGTGACAAATCATAATACCTCAAAACAATAAGAGGATAAATGAAACATGACATAAACATTAACTAACCCAAAGTAAATATTCAACAAGATGAAAATTTACTTGAGCAAAATTATCAAGGACAAAGAAGGGGAAGGTAGTTGGGTTGAGAATGGTGACCCTTTAATATACTATGAAAGCAACAATGAATCAACTTCTTCACAAGCATGATGATGTTCAAAAAAAAGCATCTcaagttttgaatttaaaatttgaaagaaaagcaATTAGCTATGAACATTAAGTTGGGTTTAATTGTAGTTAATATTATAACTATGAAATTATTATAACTAAGGCAATAgaacttactttttatttggaGTTAGATTTTTCCAACCTTAATCTttggaatgagaaaaaaatggtgTTAGAAATTAGAGGAGTTGAAACAAGTATTTATCATTTAGAAAGCAAGCcatatagtttaaaaaataatagtaaatagAAAGAGATTAAGTCCTTACATTTTGAGTTTGTTGGTAGGAATAATTGTTCTCATACACAGCCATGACACATGCTTCTGCAACCTATCATTCTCCTCTACTTATAGCTCATTCATGGTTGTTAGATTCTTATTCACAACTTGGAGGCATGATGTCTCATTTCTCTGTTTTTCCCTGCATCTatagaaataaagaaacaaaatcagCCCAATTAGAAACTGTTATAAGAGAATTAGCAAAACCATAATATTCTTTTTGTTGAACAAGAagatagaaaggaaaagaattgaGATTCTGATCAATGTTAGCTTTGCATTATCTAGTACttggaaaataaaaaccatCCATTAACAAATCCTGTTATGACTATTAATGGATGACTTGAGAAATTTAAaagattcaaaaataaatttctttcctttccctcAATTTTCTTGGTAGAGGGTAAAAGACACTCAAATTTCTATACAACTTTCTGAGAACATTTCACAGatggaaaattaaataaaattttgaatctcaaATTTATCAGTTATTTAAGAAAGCCTACACTCGATCGAGCTTTACAGAaccatatattatatatattattttcattcttcatttccAAAGACTAGagtaaaacttaatttttccttctctttttttcttctaaattttcctaGATACCAAATGATAAAAGACacccaaaaattcaaattcaaagatATATCTTCATCACAAAGatcaaactaaaataaatgCAATAAACTGATATTCAATAAAAGCATAAACCCACATCAAATCACAAGAAAAAACTTGATTTCATAAACATTCAGACTAAATTCCATCAATAGCATTCACCCAAACCTAAAAACaacaaatcaacaaaataacacTCATCCAAACCCAAATTcaatgaatgaaagaaagatgtGAAAGAGGTTGGAAAACCATAATCAAAGGTGTTGGTGAAGTAATGATAATCAAACAACAGAGAAAACAACATTAcacataaaagaaagaaaacaaaggaagaaaaggaCGAACCTTGCAGCCCAAAGATTAGAACCTGAAAAAGTCGAGGAAGCTTCGACAGCAAATCTCTTGGCAAAACCAAGAACTCCCCACCTTCAATCTTCTCAAACCCTCACAACTCCAAAAACCCTAACATACATAACTTCAAAAACTTGATCTCGCAGAACTCCAAAAACTCTTACTAAAAGAATAATGCAATGTAACCAATAGAAATGATTCCAAAACTTTTGACAAAagatacataaataaattaaagattcAGAGGATAAAACCATAATGACGGCTATTGTTGGCATCAGTGAACTCTCCATTTGGGTTCCTGGTAGTGGTATTAGCTTATGGAGGGCCAATGATGGAAACTGAGGAAGGTAATGGCCGATGATGGAGTTTGAGATGGTTATTTGTTGGATTCGTCCCGTTTAATTTTTGGTGTGTGGGATTCACGAAAACAAGGGTTTCAGAGTTTTTCGAGGATGATGTCTAAAGGTGATGCTAGTGTGTTACTGCACTTTCTCAGTGAAAAATCGATTGTAGCTTGCCAATGAAGTCATCAAACAACTTACCAGTGGAAGTTTCTATGTGGGTATCAAGTTGAGGGTGGAGTTTGTGGctattggttattttatttaatgggTGAAAAAGGgattaaatatataatgaaaagaAGATGACGCTTCCTATAAGCGCCCAGGATGACCAAACATGCCATAATGATGCTTCAAAATGCACCATTATTTAGAAACGCCATCATCTCTCTCCATAAAACGCCAAGAATATGCCTCCTGCCCCAAGCGCGAACATTAACTAGTTATATTGATAAACAATGATACTTTTTAAAAGCGACATGAAATCAAGCTgtcattaatttgattttttgtacTAGTGTATGAACCTCGTCATTCTATCAAATGTCTCTCATTCTTCTTCACATATTTATCTATCATGTATAATCTTCACAAACCCATTTCCTTCCTATGTCTTTtccccctcatgacctagaatatgtATAGAGATACtcgtaataaatattttgattttgtaaggaGATGTAATATTTCAATGACATATCAATATGGAAAATATTATCTacaatattattctttataaaaatatataagcacACACTAGTTAGGAATTTAAGACAGTTTTGTAAGAAGGTATATGCCTAAATCCAATGTAACATAATGGCAAGAAACATAGAAAGTTTGAAATTGCACTAATTATTATTTCACATACCATGAGCAGAACTAAATTGCAGGAGacattaaaatttaagattacAACTTGAATAGTCTCGGCAAAAGGTTTCACCCTTTCACTTGGTAtctattctttatttattatatcgGTTCAAGCACCCGATTATTCCATCAATACTCATTGAGTGTGCTCATGGTCCACCCATGAGGACAGGATCACTTAttgatttctttcttaataAATCTGCAAAGGCTGGCCCTAGAGACATGTGATACCACCATTGTCTTAGTCCATGAGCCTCCAAAATACTGCATGAGGATGAGCTCTCGCTAATGGTTAGATATGCTTTAGGAAGTAGCTGTGTGGATAGTTATGGATTCATCCCAACTGCAGCTTTTAATACACCCAATGTTGGCTGCAGTACAGCAACCCTCCCTATCATCCTAGCTCCAAACTGCTTCTCCACATTGTTCCTATTTCTAAAATGCCCTATATACTCTGAGCAAATAGGATCGTGTCGGTTCACAAACAGGTTGGGGATCCAAGAAGACAATGCATTAAATTGGTCATATTGTCCCTGCCTCACATGACCACCTCCAACAAATAAGGTCCCAAAATTACACAAAGTCTCTGTCAAGCGCATTGCATCCTGCAAATATTGATTGCCGATAATCTTCAAGAGGACATTCCCCAAGAGAGGTGGATTGAAAAGGAAAGCTTCCATACATTTACCCTCCTGGGCCATGGATTTTCCAACCATCATCGCAATGGATGACCCGAGGGAATGCCCTGCTAACCAAATATTTGCAGACCCGGCTTCTTGAACAACTTGTTGGACAGCTTCCAGTGCGGGTTTAAAGCGGTGTCTGTCCATGTGAAGTACATCAGTCAAGACCTTGATATTCAACTTGAGATCGCGTTTTGCGGTGCTCAGTTTGAGGATTGTGCCACGAAAGGCGATAACATACTTTGGGGCACATTTTGGCAAATGGTTAAGGTGTGTGTGCTTGATTTCGTAAACGGCACCGTAGATGGATGAATCTTTATCATCTACGAGCGCACGTTTTAACTGAAAATGAAAGAAGTTCCACCAACGGGAAGACTGAACTTGGGGATCTCGGGATTCCTGGCGATCATATTCTAAATTGTATGCTCCCTCAACCAGGCTCGCAACAACTGCCCGACGGTGATGATTATTTGTCCTGCAATATTGAGGAATAGTAAATGAATCCTCATAATAAATCTACCCTTTCACAAATACAGCAATTAACTTATCTAGAAAATCTTGTCAATGTTGATCCTCAGGCAATCTACAACACCTTCAAGATGCATGCTGAGGCAGAATTCACCATTTTCTTATAGGAGTTTTAGGTCACATTTAAAAACTAGTAATATTACCATACTTTAGATTGGTCTCTGTGTGTAACCAAGGACAAAGACCGAGCCTCGCCGATTCAGTCATCCAATTTTCTTTAAGCGTTTAGGTAAAGGGTCTCATGGTTCGATCCCATTGCTTATTCTTATGtatatattgaaaaatggaaaaacttATGTATTATGTGAAATGAGTATGCATGTAGGAAAATGGTTGTACCAGTCAACTTCAGTGAGCTGTTTGGGTCCTGTGAGGTCGAAATTTCCCCTTTCAATAGCCATTTGTCTGTGTGTGCTTCCCTTTCAAGTTTCGAGATATATACTGCTGGGCACATAGGAGGGGAAAAAATCCAGAAAATGAGTGGCATACCAAGATGAAATCATAGAGAAAAAAATCCCGAAAATGAAGGTTAATCATCAGAAACAAACTTAAAGGCACGATGGAATCTCCATGGGAATAACATCAAAACTTTTGAATCaacacttaggtggtgtttgtttttttggctttttgctgaaagcaatttaattttaaaatttaggtggtttgtttttaaactttttcatgacttattataaactttttactaaatagaaaaagccaaaatatgtagctttttctaaatagaaaaaataacatattgattttttttactttttaatacttaatagaaataaaatactacaaaaacaaacaacctaatttttaacactattaagtattaagcttctatttagaattaagtaaaaaaacaaacaccaactAAGTCATTCTTGGGAACCCACGTCAATATTGGAAATCCAAAAATTATCTTTCTATGTATCATAACATTAGCAATGAATCTTTATACACATACACATCAATATATAGCATCAAAATATTAGCAAAAAGTTCATATTTAGACGTTCTCACTCACAAAAATCTGCAAACATCACAACATCATAATGATAACAGTTCATAGTATACACCAACTGTATCAAAATGTTGGCGAAAATCCATACTTAAAGTAGCACCCAGAAGCTTCTGCAAATatcataataagaaaaaagaagaggatCAAAACCTTACTCGTACCAAATAGTTTGAATCCAAAGGAAGCCTTGCAAGGCCTTCGAATGAGGGGAGTTATTTATAAGCATGCAATGCAATGCATGCAAGTTGCTTACAAGATTTAAAAGCCACGAGGGGAATCTACCTAAAGCTGGTCAGTTGGATGGAAATAACGGTGAGAGACCAACTGATATGGGAGAGCCATTGAAATGGTGTCCTTTTAATTCTCTCTGTCATGTGGAATAAAGCCGGCAAGACTAGCTTTAGAAAACGATAACATGTCCATGGAAGAAAATAATGGTCCAAAAATGCTGAAAATGACCTCTAGTTAATGAGACAAGGTCGAGTCAACAATTTAGGAAGATGGCAAGGAATCCAATATTAAGCTTGCTCTACTTTTTAAAATCTCTCCACTTATAACACACCCAAATGCAAATTggcttcctttttttctttttactagaATGAATTCTTAAAACAAATCCATGAGTGTTTCTCCTtgtaagaagaagaaaacctcttaaaagtaattaaagAAACACCATGACATGATTGATCAATGTAAAAGATACTTTAAAATGCATGTTTATCTTTATAATCTACAGAATATCAGAAAGCATTCCCTAtcattcaactcaatttgatGATACCCTCTCAAATTCACTTTACATTTATCATTGATCGTAACAGTAtacaaatatcataaattttttataagaaaaaggaGGAAACATGACACATGAATGCTTTAAAAAGAGAAGTATTCCAAAAATGACGCTCAAAATTAATTCTCTAAAAATACTCTTATGCCCCAGAAGGGTTATGAAAAGTATAGTAAAAGGAAAAGTGAAAGGGAAGAATGTTaaggaggaaaaaaatgtataaattacatttttaaataattttggtaatattttattttgcttaatatttttatgataaattaaatagagAATTTGGGTTCTTTtggatatgtttggttctcgaaaaatttgACAATGGTAGAATGCACAAATATATATGAACAAGATGAGAATGGTGTGAATAAAAAATGACCAGACATCCTTTATACTTGTCTAGATTAAATCTTACAAGCTTTGTATGTATTAACAACGAGTTATTGGATGAAATTAAGATCATCTAGACCTCCTATTTATATGCAAAGTGCTTCATCATTTATCATTAATTGATCTTCATCTAATATTTCTGGTTTCCCAAAATCTAGATGGAGACCTTAAATAAATCCTAGCATCTGTGGACTAGGTTTCTTTTTGGATCCATATACCAAGTATTACTTGTTGTCTATATATTCTATTCGACTTTTTTAAGCGTGTAGATTATTCAGCCAAGGGAACAACGTGCAATCTAGATTCAACCAAGGGAAAAACGTGCTAAGGCCCACTTATTAATAAGTCTATAGGCAGTTAAGCCAATGTTGAATGGGTTAACCGCATGAGAAGATTTGGAGGTGAACTAttccaatttaaaataatttttggtttcatatatattttgagCAAAAATTTTCAACTGCTCGATCTTTTTGCAATAAAGTAAGCAATTGTCtacaaatatttaaatagaGGGACTAGTTCATCaatgaaatatttggttaaaaaaaaaatgttctttgtTTCATTAAAATGTCGTTTCCCCTCAGTGCCAAATCATTAATtttcctcccttttttttttcctaactcCCTCTCTAAGTCTACGCTCTCTCAAGGGATAAAAATCAGCCTTTTGAATgtcacaaattttttataagaaaaaggaGGAAACATGACACATGAATGCCTTTGAAAgagaaatttttcaaaaatgatacTTGAAATTAATTCTCTGAAAATGCTCTTAGGCCTGAAGGATAatgaaaagtagaaggaaaagtgaaagagaagaatggtgaggaaaaaaaatgtattaatttggatttttaaataattttgataatattctatttttcttcatattattATGATAAACCAAATGGGGAATTGGGTTCTTGAAGgcatgtttggttcttgaaaaattttGCACACCATTGACAATGGTAGAACGCAAAAGGTATATGAACAAAATGAGGATGGTGTCGATAAAAAATGACTAGATGTCCTTTATACTTGTCTAGATTAAACCTCCCAAACTTTATATGTTTTAACGAGTTGTTGGATGAAATTAAGGTCAGCTAGAACTCCTAGTTATATGGAAAGTGCCTCAGCCTAATATTTCTGGTTTCCCAAAATCTAGACAAAGACCTTAAATAAATTTTCGCTTCGTGTGGACTAGGTTTCTTTATGTACCAAGTCTTACCATATTCTATTTGACTTTTGAGCGTGTAGACTATTCAGCCAAGGGAACAACGTGCAATCTAGCTATCATTCACCCAAAGGAAATACGTGCTAGGACCCACTTATTAATAAGTCTATAGCAGCCATTCTAGAATGGCTTACTTGTTCCCTCAACCCCATGAGAGGATTCGGATGTTTGAACTAAtcgaaatttaaaattatttttggtttcatatatattttgagtaaaaatTTCCAAGAGCTCTTTTAGCattgatttttaaacaattttcaaatacttaAATTGAGGGACTAGTTCATCAATGAGCTTTTTTGcagttgcttttttttttttttttttttatgatttttgcaaTTTCATTTAAACTCTTATTTTACTTTACTTTTGGGCATGCAGATTGGGTTTGCTCttggaaaattatataatttagaaATCATTCAGCCTAGGGAACAACATGCAAGACTAATATTTATATTGCATTAATTTCTAAGAAATTTTCTCCAAGCATTTAGATAAAGATTTATGGGGTAGGAGCTTTGACAAATTAACATTGTTGTTGtagttgttgttcttcttctacTTTTGTACTTTTCTCATTGTCTCATTGACTCACGTAAACAAGCTTGACCGGATACTTCCATTTAACTCTTCCATAATCAAGAGGATGCCTTCCTTTTCCACagattatcataaataactccTCTTGTTCAAAGGCTTTGAAAGCCTTCCTTTGGATTCAAAGTATTTGGTAATGTTTTGatcctcttctttttttagatattataaTATTTGCAGAAGTTTGTGGGTGCTCCTTCAGGCATGGATTTTCGCCAACATTTATATACAGTTGGTGCTCCTTAAAGATTCTTGTGCTAATGAACTTTTTATGTTATGATATTCACTGATTTTAGTGGGTGAGccttgaataaacttttttCCAACATTCTGATGCTGTATATTGGCCTCTTTATGTGTTTAAAGTGAACTGATATTATTATGATGTTATGATGTTTGCAGATTTTTGTGGGTGAACGTCTAGATATGAGTTTTCTCCAAATCAAGGTATTTCATTAATGTTGATTCCCAAGAATGATAAAAGTGTTgattcaaaattctgatttcttttcttttcctacattcTTAGCCACCAAACAGAGGTAGATGAAGTAAATATTTAACTACTTGGAGGAAAATTAAGTCTGAGATCTCACGCTCTTGCTGCAGACAGAAAGCATCAAATTAAGGCTTTGAATGTTCTAGTACAAACAAAGCTTAAGCTTCATGCCTTTAAGTTGGTATCTGATGATTAACCTTTcattttctggatttttttttctcctatgtGCCATGCAGGATAAATATATTTCCTTTCAAGAACGGAAGGAAGAGGGCAGTATAAGTACACAATCACTAATGTCTGCTCAAAGGGAAGATTTTGAACGCACGGGACCGAAACAGCTCGCTGACTGGTACAACCATTTTCCTACATgcaatatttcaatatatacaTTACAGAATAAGCAATGGGATCAATCGATGAGACGTTTACCTAAAAGTTTAAAGAAAATTGGATAACTGAATCTGTGAGGCTTAGGATTTGTGCTTGATTAATTACATATAGAAATCAATCTAAGTGAAGTAATATTACGAGTTTTCAAATGTGAACTAAAACTCCTattagaaaatggagaattCTGCCCGAGCATGCATCTTGAAGGTGTCTTAGCATTCACAAGATTTTCTAGATAAATTAACTGCTGTATTTATCAAAGGGTAGATTAGATATGAGGATTCATTTATCATTTCTCATTGCAGGACAAATGATCATCACCTCCGGGCAGTTGCTGCGAGCCTGGTTCAGGGAGCATACAATTTAGAATTTGATCGCCAGGATTCCCAAGATCCCCAAGATCCCCAAGGCCGTTGGTGGCACTTCTTTCATTTTGAGTTAAAAGATAAGCTCATAGATGATAAAGATTCATCCATCTACGGTGTCGTGTATGAAATCAAGTGCACATACACTAACCATTTGCCAAAATCTGCCCCAAAGTTTGTTATTGCCTTTCGTGGCACAATCCTCAGCACCAAGAGCCGGGACATGAAGTTGAATATGAAGGTCTTCGCTGGTAAACTTCACAAGGACAAGCCCCGCTTTAAACACGCGCTGGAAGCTGTCAAAGCAGTTGTTCGAGAAGCCTGGCCTGCAAATATTTGGTTAGTAGGGCATTCCCTGGGGGCAGCCATTGCGATGCTGGTTGGAAAATCCATGGCCCAGGAGGGTAAGAATCTCACAACTTTCCTTTTCAATCCACCTTTCTTGAGGTATTCCCTCTCAAAGAATATCAAAAATCCAACTTTAAAGGATGGAATCCTCTCGACAAAGAATGTTATCAAAGCTGGGATCTCTTTTGTTGGGGGTGATCATCTGTGGCAGGAACTATATGACCAATTTAATGCATTGTCTTATTGGATCCCCAACCTGTTTGTGAACCAAGACGATCCTCTTTGCTCAGGGTATATAGACCATTTTAGAAATAGGAAGATCGAAGATGAGATACGTTCAATAAGGAGTGCAATAA
It encodes:
- the LOC117934053 gene encoding GDSL esterase/lipase At4g10955-like, whose protein sequence is MAIERGNFDLTGPKQLTEVDWTNNHHRRAVVASLVEGAYNLEYDRQESRDPQVQSSRWWNFFHFQLKRALVDDKDSSIYGAVYEIKHTHLNHLPKCAPKYVIAFRGTILKLSTAKRDLKLNIKVLTDVLHMDRHRFKPALEAVQQVVQEAGSANIWLAGHSLGSSIAMMVGKSMAQEGKCMEAFLFNPPLLGNVLLKIIGNQYLQDAMRLTETLCNFGTLFVGGGHVRQGQYDQFNALSSWIPNLFVNRHDPICSEYIGHFRNRNNVEKQFGARMIGRVAVLQPTLGVLKAAVGMNP
- the LOC117933435 gene encoding GDSL esterase/lipase At4g10955-like codes for the protein MENSARACILKVTNDHHLRAVAASLVQGAYNLEFDRQDSQDPQDPQGRWWHFFHFELKDKLIDDKDSSIYGVVYEIKCTYTNHLPKSAPKFVIAFRGTILSTKSRDMKLNMKVFAGKLHKDKPRFKHALEAVKAVVREAWPANIWLVGHSLGAAIAMLVGKSMAQEGKNLTTFLFNPPFLRYSLSKNIKNPTLKDGILSTKNVIKAGISFVGGDHLWQELYDQFNALSYWIPNLFVNQDDPLCSGYIDHFRNRKIEDEIRSIRSAIKAAFVKDPQLPIYLLPKAYLTISKISSPPNICKIREAHGIKQWWYQMSIGPGFANSSTKVLIDDAIPVGEP